Proteins from a single region of bacterium:
- the lnt gene encoding apolipoprotein N-acyltransferase, translating to MAYFAAFLSGLLAALSFPTIVAGHHFPDLSWLAWVALIPYLSTLEPTRLGRAAGLTFLFSFSWNALTSYWIFNALYFNGQLSVAASLGVLATMAVLLAGLQSAFIPLTLFLIRRFRLPWVLTMAGLWALYEWVRNYWPFGGYPWANLGYSQATSIHLLQSADLFGVYGLSFVLVAVNAALTEALQAWRRQRPFPKVSLAAALVLPVAFAAYGSLRLRQVEARTAGSPKLAVGLLQPNIGQRLKWKKDLNDYIQKLLLQMTRQATEQGAQFVIWPESALPTALPMGLTQFAPLSSFSVPILLGILSIEQPIGLLKPVLYNSALQVDPGGQFAGRMHKQHLVPLGEYVPLKKLLWFVKPVAAKMGDFRVIEPKELLKVDGHPYGVVICYEDLFPEIARHYTRMGAAFLVNITNDAWYGDVSQLDQHLHFSIFRAVENRRALVRGTNTGYTAAIDPSGRIRAEIPKFIAGILLAEIPLEKELSVYVRFGDGLWIGLITLGLATAGSIRGRKSAAS from the coding sequence ATGGCCTATTTCGCCGCCTTTCTCTCCGGTCTTCTGGCCGCCCTTTCCTTTCCGACCATCGTGGCCGGCCATCACTTTCCGGACCTATCTTGGCTGGCGTGGGTGGCGCTGATCCCCTATTTATCGACCTTGGAGCCGACCCGGCTGGGCCGGGCCGCCGGCCTGACCTTCCTCTTCAGCTTTAGCTGGAATGCCCTCACCTCTTATTGGATCTTCAACGCCCTTTATTTCAACGGCCAGCTCTCGGTCGCGGCCAGCCTTGGCGTCCTGGCCACGATGGCCGTCCTGCTGGCCGGACTCCAGTCGGCCTTCATCCCGCTGACCCTATTCCTGATTCGGCGCTTTCGCCTGCCTTGGGTCCTGACCATGGCCGGACTTTGGGCGCTCTACGAGTGGGTCCGGAACTATTGGCCCTTCGGCGGCTACCCTTGGGCCAATCTCGGCTACAGCCAAGCCACCTCGATCCACCTGCTCCAATCAGCCGACCTCTTCGGAGTCTACGGCCTCAGCTTCGTCCTGGTGGCGGTGAACGCGGCCCTCACCGAGGCTCTCCAGGCCTGGCGACGGCAGCGCCCTTTCCCCAAAGTCTCACTGGCCGCGGCCCTAGTGCTGCCGGTGGCTTTCGCGGCTTATGGCTCCCTCCGCCTGCGCCAAGTCGAGGCGCGGACCGCCGGAAGCCCCAAGCTGGCCGTCGGCCTCCTCCAACCCAACATCGGCCAGCGGCTCAAATGGAAGAAGGACCTGAACGACTATATCCAAAAACTTTTGCTCCAGATGACCCGGCAAGCGACCGAGCAAGGGGCCCAGTTCGTGATCTGGCCGGAATCGGCCCTGCCGACCGCCCTGCCGATGGGTCTGACCCAATTCGCCCCGCTGAGCTCCTTCTCGGTGCCGATCTTGCTCGGCATCCTCTCGATCGAACAGCCGATCGGCCTCTTGAAGCCGGTGCTCTATAACAGCGCCCTCCAAGTCGATCCCGGCGGCCAATTCGCCGGCCGGATGCACAAGCAGCATTTGGTCCCGCTGGGCGAGTACGTCCCCCTCAAAAAGCTGCTTTGGTTCGTGAAGCCGGTGGCCGCCAAGATGGGCGATTTCCGAGTCATCGAGCCCAAGGAGCTGCTGAAGGTCGACGGCCACCCTTACGGCGTCGTGATCTGCTACGAGGACCTTTTCCCCGAGATCGCGCGCCACTATACCCGGATGGGCGCCGCCTTCCTGGTCAACATCACCAACGACGCCTGGTACGGCGACGTCTCCCAGCTCGATCAGCACCTCCACTTTTCGATTTTCCGGGCGGTCGAAAACCGCCGAGCCCTGGTCCGGGGCACCAACACCGGCTACACCGCGGCGATCGACCCCAGCGGCCGGATCCGGGCCGAGATCCCCAAGTTCATCGCCGGCATCCTGCTGGCCGAAATCCCGCTGGAGAAAGAGCTGTCGGTCTATGTCCGATTCGGCGATGGGCTCTGGATCGGCTTGATTACCCTCGGGCTGGCGACCGCCGGAAGTATCCGAGGTCGGAAATCCGCAGCGTCGTGA
- a CDS encoding DUF5684 domain-containing protein, which yields MTPTEMQAQVEQGLYAGLGFGTLVAFLIAWICIAFCLAKIGEKLGVSFGKGFVMSLLPIVNLVFLLQLAKKPMWWLILFLIPIVNLVILALSWAGIAERRGRPNWWGLLMLVPVVNFVILLMLAFGEQGPAAPAPA from the coding sequence ATGACTCCAACCGAAATGCAAGCGCAGGTCGAGCAGGGACTTTACGCCGGGCTCGGATTCGGCACCCTCGTGGCCTTCTTGATCGCCTGGATCTGCATCGCTTTTTGCTTGGCCAAGATCGGCGAGAAGCTGGGCGTCTCCTTCGGCAAGGGCTTCGTGATGTCGCTGCTCCCGATCGTCAACTTGGTCTTCCTCCTGCAGCTGGCCAAGAAGCCGATGTGGTGGCTGATCCTTTTCCTCATCCCGATCGTCAACCTGGTGATCCTGGCTCTTTCCTGGGCGGGGATCGCCGAGCGCCGCGGCCGGCCCAACTGGTGGGGCCTGCTCATGCTGGTGCCGGTCGTGAACTTCGTCATCCTGCTGATGCTGGCCTTCGGCGAGCAGGGTCCGGCGGCGCCGGCGCCGGCTTGA
- a CDS encoding OsmC family protein, with protein MKTNVERKAETQTVNGIDVEALGQAAEEIATDPIKGQTRWQVRTSWLGGTRSETRVEGYEIGGQRVKKDFRIQTDEPLELFGTNQAPNPQELLMAALNACMTVGYAALCALEGIELEELSIESQGDLDLRGFFALDPSIKPGYEEIGYRIRVKGKGTPEQFQKIHERVQATSPNYFNISQPVRLKGDLVIA; from the coding sequence ATGAAAACCAACGTTGAAAGAAAAGCCGAAACCCAAACCGTCAACGGCATTGATGTCGAGGCCCTGGGTCAAGCCGCCGAGGAAATCGCGACGGACCCGATCAAGGGCCAGACCCGATGGCAGGTGCGCACCTCCTGGCTCGGCGGGACTCGCAGCGAGACCCGGGTCGAGGGCTATGAGATCGGGGGCCAGCGGGTGAAGAAGGATTTTCGGATCCAAACCGACGAGCCGCTGGAGCTCTTCGGCACCAACCAAGCGCCCAATCCCCAAGAGCTCCTGATGGCCGCGCTCAATGCCTGCATGACGGTGGGCTATGCCGCCCTCTGCGCCTTGGAGGGCATCGAGCTGGAGGAGCTGAGCATCGAATCCCAGGGCGATCTCGACCTCCGGGGCTTCTTCGCCCTCGATCCCTCGATCAAGCCGGGCTACGAGGAGATCGGGTATCGGATCCGGGTCAAGGGCAAGGGGACGCCGGAGCAGTTCCAAAAGATCCACGAGCGGGTCCAGGCCACCTCGCCCAACTATTTCAACATTTCCCAGCCGGTTCGCCTCAAGGGCGACCTAGTCATCGCTTAA
- a CDS encoding diiron oxygenase: MRRYSYQDCLETSYRVNWRIDDVLGAETFDFARPWLPPSLSAAGRISCLNEEEKRKLTHVEMGAYAHLFGFVEEFIAPQMTSLAQAQEQADRGAFEALANFVAEEVKHMHLFRRIRDRVDAQLGFRLRLLDGEQQVADYVLGKNTGAVLLLTSCIEWFTQLHYLAAIREAAGLDPLTKKIFRAHWLEESQHAKLDHLETLRAFATMGEGERDRAVSDLIELVGAVDGLLQKQSGYDLENLSRYLGRDFKPAERDEIGREVLAVKRWVFILSGVTHPNFNELFLQVTTSHQRERVALALAS, encoded by the coding sequence ATGCGCCGCTATTCTTATCAAGATTGTTTAGAGACTTCCTATCGGGTGAACTGGCGAATCGACGACGTTTTAGGGGCGGAAACCTTCGATTTCGCCCGCCCTTGGCTGCCGCCTTCGCTGTCGGCCGCCGGCCGCATTTCCTGCCTCAACGAGGAGGAGAAGCGCAAGCTGACCCATGTGGAGATGGGAGCCTACGCCCATCTCTTCGGCTTCGTGGAAGAATTCATCGCTCCCCAGATGACGAGCCTGGCCCAAGCCCAAGAGCAGGCCGATCGCGGCGCTTTCGAGGCCCTGGCCAATTTCGTCGCCGAAGAGGTGAAGCACATGCACCTGTTCCGCCGGATCCGGGACCGCGTCGACGCCCAGCTCGGCTTTCGGCTTCGCCTTCTCGATGGCGAGCAGCAGGTCGCGGACTACGTCCTGGGCAAGAACACCGGCGCGGTGTTGTTGCTCACGTCCTGCATCGAGTGGTTCACCCAACTGCACTATCTGGCGGCGATCCGCGAGGCCGCCGGTCTCGATCCGCTGACCAAGAAGATTTTCCGGGCCCATTGGCTGGAGGAGTCCCAGCACGCCAAGCTCGATCATTTGGAGACGCTGCGCGCCTTCGCGACGATGGGCGAGGGCGAGCGGGATCGGGCGGTGTCCGATCTCATCGAGCTGGTCGGCGCGGTCGACGGTCTGCTGCAAAAGCAAAGCGGATACGATCTCGAGAACCTTTCCCGCTACCTGGGGCGCGATTTCAAGCCGGCGGAGCGGGACGAGATCGGGCGCGAAGTGCTGGCGGTGAAGCGCTGGGTCTTCATCCTAAGCGGCGTCACCCATCCCAATTTCAACGAGCTGTTCTTGCAGGTCACCACCTCCCACCAACGCGAGCGGGTGGCCCTGGCCTTGGCCAGCTAA
- a CDS encoding TetR/AcrR family transcriptional regulator, which produces MGRHKGYDRTEVLEKAMHLFWRKGFEGAHLQELVAVTGLNRFSLYKEFGGKEGLYEAAVEHYLLGLQHLGAILNREPLGLQNVLDEVQLVIETEFPYGCFMTNALTQQEVLDAKIRRRVQNHIAQTEALILRNFEAAQGRGEIPADRDLAGLAKFVVTFDIGIVTYATTRPTPQEKRQIWESFRDLLTRSLSAEPRGEALPPASEAG; this is translated from the coding sequence ATGGGAAGACACAAGGGCTATGACCGGACCGAAGTGCTGGAAAAAGCCATGCACCTGTTCTGGCGCAAGGGCTTCGAGGGAGCTCACCTGCAGGAGTTGGTCGCCGTCACCGGGCTCAACCGCTTCAGCCTTTACAAGGAATTCGGCGGGAAGGAAGGGCTCTACGAGGCGGCGGTGGAACACTACCTGCTCGGCCTCCAGCACTTGGGCGCGATCCTGAACCGGGAGCCGCTCGGCCTGCAGAACGTGCTGGACGAGGTCCAGCTGGTGATCGAGACTGAATTCCCCTACGGCTGCTTCATGACCAACGCCCTCACTCAGCAAGAGGTGCTCGACGCCAAGATCCGCCGGCGGGTCCAAAATCACATCGCCCAGACCGAAGCCCTGATCCTCCGAAACTTCGAAGCCGCCCAAGGCCGGGGCGAGATTCCGGCCGACCGGGATCTGGCCGGCCTGGCGAAGTTCGTGGTGACCTTCGACATCGGCATCGTCACCTACGCCACGACTCGACCCACGCCCCAAGAGAAGCGCCAGATTTGGGAAAGCTTCCGCGACCTGCTGACCCGGAGCCTGAGTGCCGAACCGCGGGGCGAAGCGCTTCCCCCGGCCTCCGAAGCAGGATGA
- a CDS encoding pirin family protein codes for MSQKNLLQIRKSPAGHWVGDGFPVRSMFSYNDGDPAISPFLLLDYAGPAEFPPTEERRGVGEHPHRGFETVTIVYQGEVEHRDSTGTRGKIGPGDVQWMTAASGIVHEEMHGRDFARNGGTLEMVQLWVNLPSEFKKSPPRYQDLRAAQIPAVALPGGAGTLRVIAGDFQGHRGPARTFTPVSLWDLQLEAGKSVELKLPEGHSAFLLVRSGKVELNRGEDAGAAMLAYFDRRGETLSLSAKEESRVLLMSGEPIDEPLVGYGPFVMNREEEIDQAIEDYRRGKMGHLGPPA; via the coding sequence TTGAGCCAGAAAAATCTCCTCCAAATCCGCAAAAGCCCCGCCGGCCATTGGGTTGGCGACGGTTTTCCCGTGCGATCGATGTTTTCCTACAACGACGGTGATCCGGCGATCAGCCCTTTTCTGCTCTTGGACTACGCCGGGCCGGCCGAATTTCCGCCGACCGAGGAGCGACGCGGCGTCGGCGAGCATCCGCATCGCGGCTTCGAGACCGTCACCATCGTTTACCAGGGCGAAGTCGAGCATCGCGACTCCACCGGGACTCGCGGCAAAATCGGACCCGGCGACGTCCAATGGATGACCGCCGCCTCCGGCATCGTTCACGAGGAGATGCACGGGCGGGATTTTGCCCGAAACGGCGGAACGCTCGAGATGGTCCAGCTTTGGGTTAATCTCCCGAGCGAATTCAAGAAGAGCCCGCCCCGGTATCAAGATCTCCGCGCCGCTCAAATTCCGGCGGTCGCCCTGCCGGGCGGAGCCGGAACCTTGCGGGTCATTGCCGGCGATTTCCAAGGCCATCGAGGGCCGGCCCGGACCTTCACGCCGGTCAGCCTCTGGGACCTCCAGTTGGAGGCCGGAAAGTCGGTCGAGCTGAAACTGCCGGAAGGCCACTCGGCTTTCCTGCTGGTTCGGAGCGGCAAGGTCGAGCTGAACCGCGGGGAAGACGCCGGAGCCGCCATGCTGGCTTACTTCGATCGGCGAGGCGAGACCCTCTCGCTCTCGGCCAAGGAAGAGAGCCGGGTCTTGTTGATGAGCGGCGAGCCGATCGACGAGCCGCTGGTCGGCTACGGTCCCTTCGTCATGAATCGGGAGGAAGAAATCGATCAAGCGATCGAGGACTACCGCCGAGGCAAGATGGGCCACCTCGGGCCGCCGGCTTAA
- a CDS encoding DNA topoisomerase VI, with protein sequence MATDIDVKKLSVEMCEKLLRDLEKARRPVLEATKCSLDNSNYNPKVGYLTPGEKKVATELNVSSVQKMSRAVFMLELILRNLDVGATNTKRELYYISKGEIKHDPALKPLDFADQDESDAIIDFICEMMECYREDLNCFANDRGGQTYSQQLVVVETLPDGGKATIDLSTLGTSPFQPKNRPQSLKLKAKKKIDFCLIVESEGTANTLVNSGFTKRHPVILLGAQGVPSNAVRGWTKLIQDELRIPCYFFGDLDAYTMQNIFRTLKAGSAASLIRNSDFSAPEVKFLGVLPEDIRKYDLPDYGVKENDAAESRALKKARDALQNDPFFKDKRNKGVADILRWLIQHKRRCEQQALFSVNPRDPLMPEKIILEKIKKANYV encoded by the coding sequence ATGGCAACCGATATCGACGTCAAAAAGCTCTCGGTCGAGATGTGCGAGAAGCTGCTCCGGGATTTGGAAAAGGCCCGCCGGCCGGTCCTCGAGGCCACCAAGTGCTCGCTCGACAACTCCAATTACAATCCCAAGGTCGGCTATCTGACGCCCGGCGAGAAGAAGGTGGCGACCGAGCTGAACGTCAGCTCGGTTCAGAAGATGTCGCGGGCCGTCTTCATGCTCGAGCTCATTCTGCGCAACCTCGACGTCGGCGCCACCAACACCAAGCGCGAGCTCTACTATATCTCCAAGGGCGAGATTAAGCACGACCCGGCGCTGAAGCCGCTGGATTTCGCCGATCAGGACGAGAGCGACGCCATCATCGACTTCATCTGCGAGATGATGGAGTGCTACCGCGAGGACCTGAACTGCTTCGCCAACGACCGCGGCGGCCAGACTTACAGCCAGCAATTGGTGGTGGTCGAGACCCTGCCCGACGGCGGCAAGGCGACGATCGACCTCTCGACCCTCGGCACTTCGCCCTTTCAGCCCAAGAACCGGCCCCAAAGCCTCAAGCTCAAGGCCAAGAAGAAGATCGATTTCTGCCTCATCGTCGAGTCGGAAGGCACCGCCAATACCTTGGTCAACAGCGGTTTCACCAAGCGTCACCCGGTCATCTTGCTCGGCGCCCAGGGCGTGCCCTCCAATGCCGTCCGCGGCTGGACCAAGCTGATCCAGGATGAGCTGAGGATTCCTTGCTACTTCTTCGGCGATTTGGACGCCTACACCATGCAGAACATCTTCCGGACCCTGAAGGCCGGGTCGGCGGCCAGCTTGATCCGCAATTCCGACTTCAGCGCGCCGGAGGTGAAGTTCCTCGGCGTCCTGCCCGAGGATATCCGCAAATACGACCTGCCGGACTATGGCGTGAAGGAGAACGACGCCGCCGAATCCCGGGCCTTGAAGAAGGCCCGCGACGCCCTGCAAAACGATCCCTTCTTCAAGGACAAGCGCAACAAGGGCGTGGCCGATATCCTGCGCTGGCTGATCCAGCACAAGCGGCGCTGCGAGCAACAGGCGCTCTTCTCGGTCAATCCCCGCGACCCGCTGATGCCGGAGAAGATCATCCTCGAGAAGATCAAGAAGGCCAATTACGTCTAA
- a CDS encoding DNA topoisomerase VI subunit B yields the protein MAKAQTITSASSAEYFSKNLQQVGFSSYTKAILTTIKEAVDNSLDACEDAGILPEVSVLIEKVGEGTGKGADAIRVRVEDNGPGLEVEDVVKVFGEYLASSKFGRGRCSRGQQGIGISAVTTWAQLTNARGATIVTKTAKMRKAVQCVVEVDIKHNKGTMKSKETVEWGKDHGVACEFVIDARVQLNGEGGILAYLNGTTLVNPHLTLRYKVMDQDEVVVPRVTDEIPQIPDATDPHPHTMKLGEFIAHSHLFGRVSIGAWLKKGFSRVSDGVLKDLKKEGLPQSLLDLSVDKASEEQFKRVFAAIQKAKLMAPSTSSVLSIGEPGLAKSIQRVGEVDFFSVVSRKPAICDFKPVLVETAIARLLNKPGGEEDQVTLLRFANRVPLQFDKSACAMTQAAESVNWRAYGLNQPKGSLPSGPYIIAVSVVSPFIKFKNASKETVDASDELVEEIRRTLIQAGQRLSKHIRRETKEADLEKKRQHIEMFAPILVDGACRITKSPKERRAKALEGLAKILGRDAALAEKELAVAIEHAEEAVMKMEQTVGIIPGAASAQADSREVDEPSEILTPSAAPKKKPAKKPAAKKATKERKK from the coding sequence ATGGCAAAAGCTCAGACCATTACCTCCGCCAGCAGCGCGGAATATTTCTCCAAGAATCTCCAGCAAGTAGGTTTTTCGTCCTACACCAAGGCGATCCTGACCACGATCAAGGAGGCGGTCGATAATTCGCTCGACGCCTGCGAGGATGCCGGCATCCTGCCCGAGGTTTCGGTCCTGATCGAGAAGGTCGGCGAAGGCACCGGCAAGGGCGCCGACGCGATTCGGGTCCGGGTCGAGGATAACGGCCCCGGCCTCGAGGTCGAGGACGTCGTCAAGGTTTTCGGCGAGTACTTGGCCAGCTCCAAGTTCGGCCGCGGCCGCTGCAGCCGGGGTCAGCAGGGCATCGGCATCTCGGCCGTCACCACCTGGGCCCAGCTCACCAACGCCCGCGGCGCGACCATCGTCACCAAGACCGCCAAGATGCGCAAGGCCGTCCAGTGCGTGGTCGAAGTCGACATCAAGCACAACAAGGGCACGATGAAGTCCAAGGAGACGGTGGAGTGGGGCAAGGACCACGGCGTCGCCTGCGAGTTCGTCATCGATGCCCGGGTTCAGCTCAACGGCGAAGGCGGAATCCTGGCCTATCTCAACGGCACGACCTTGGTGAATCCCCACCTGACCTTGCGCTACAAGGTGATGGATCAGGATGAGGTCGTCGTTCCGCGGGTCACCGATGAAATCCCGCAAATTCCCGACGCCACCGATCCCCATCCCCATACGATGAAGCTGGGGGAGTTCATCGCCCACTCCCATCTCTTCGGCCGGGTTTCGATCGGAGCTTGGCTCAAGAAGGGATTTTCCCGGGTTTCCGACGGCGTGCTCAAGGATCTGAAAAAAGAGGGGCTCCCTCAGTCCTTGCTCGACTTGAGCGTCGACAAGGCCAGCGAGGAGCAATTCAAGCGGGTCTTCGCGGCGATCCAGAAAGCCAAGCTGATGGCGCCTTCCACCAGCAGCGTTCTCAGCATCGGCGAGCCCGGATTGGCCAAGAGCATTCAGCGGGTCGGCGAGGTCGACTTCTTCTCGGTCGTGTCGCGCAAGCCGGCGATCTGCGATTTCAAGCCGGTCTTGGTCGAAACCGCGATCGCCCGGCTTTTGAACAAGCCGGGCGGCGAGGAGGATCAGGTCACCTTGCTGCGTTTCGCCAACCGGGTCCCGCTGCAATTCGACAAATCGGCCTGCGCCATGACCCAGGCCGCCGAGTCGGTCAATTGGCGGGCTTACGGGCTCAACCAGCCCAAGGGCAGCCTGCCGTCGGGTCCCTACATCATTGCGGTCAGCGTGGTTTCGCCCTTCATCAAGTTCAAGAACGCCTCCAAAGAGACGGTCGATGCCAGCGACGAGTTGGTCGAGGAAATCCGGCGCACCCTGATCCAAGCCGGCCAGCGCCTCTCCAAGCATATCCGGCGCGAGACCAAGGAGGCCGATCTCGAGAAGAAGCGCCAGCACATCGAGATGTTCGCGCCGATCTTGGTCGACGGCGCCTGCCGCATCACCAAGTCGCCGAAGGAGCGCCGGGCCAAGGCCCTCGAAGGACTGGCCAAGATCCTGGGCCGCGACGCCGCGCTGGCCGAGAAAGAATTGGCGGTCGCCATCGAGCATGCCGAGGAAGCGGTGATGAAGATGGAGCAGACCGTCGGGATCATTCCGGGCGCGGCCTCGGCCCAAGCCGATTCGCGGGAGGTCGATGAGCCGAGCGAGATCCTGACGCCGTCCGCCGCCCCGAAGAAGAAACCGGCCAAGAAGCCGGCGGCCAAAAAAGCGACCAAGGAGAGGAAGAAGTAA
- a CDS encoding 2OG-Fe(II) oxygenase, which translates to MADRDQQVWSWDSFLSAEEAGDWLTRIEAYRSKHELTEIHRPMRGRSLRYFVIDGEAIDAAFPELAMLYRRIQAIAEESSGLRLEPMRQRKVAININITRPGGEYRWHYDRNALTAILYLNAVAGGVTEMHPGHRFLLRGRSHTAWQKALDRLWMSPVGRRFSSKLHVAPAPGRLLLMRGDRCLHSVSPVEGAEERVNFIFSYDQVGARHPQEEGLNDYLYSSKKLNGADPNYSHRIRT; encoded by the coding sequence ATGGCGGATCGTGACCAACAAGTGTGGAGCTGGGACTCTTTTCTTTCGGCCGAGGAAGCCGGCGATTGGCTGACTCGGATCGAGGCTTATCGCTCGAAGCATGAGCTGACCGAGATTCACCGGCCGATGCGCGGCCGCTCGCTGCGCTACTTCGTCATCGACGGCGAGGCGATCGACGCGGCCTTTCCGGAGCTGGCGATGCTCTATCGGCGAATCCAGGCGATCGCCGAAGAGAGCAGCGGGCTCCGCCTCGAGCCCATGCGCCAGCGCAAGGTCGCGATCAATATCAACATCACCCGGCCGGGCGGCGAATACCGCTGGCACTACGACCGCAATGCCTTGACCGCCATCCTCTATCTCAACGCCGTCGCCGGCGGGGTCACCGAGATGCATCCGGGCCACCGCTTCCTGCTCCGGGGCCGAAGCCACACGGCTTGGCAGAAAGCCTTGGATCGTTTGTGGATGAGCCCGGTCGGGCGTCGCTTCAGCTCCAAGCTCCACGTCGCCCCGGCGCCGGGCCGGCTTTTGTTGATGCGGGGCGACCGCTGTCTCCACAGCGTCAGTCCGGTCGAGGGCGCCGAGGAGCGGGTCAATTTCATTTTTTCCTACGACCAGGTCGGAGCGCGGCACCCTCAAGAAGAGGGCTTGAACGACTACCTTTATAGCTCCAAAAAGCTGAACGGGGCCGATCCCAATTACAGCCATCGAATAAGGACTTGA
- a CDS encoding class I SAM-dependent methyltransferase: MKRLNPSDLRQISRQTLDHYERRAEEFWEGTKGHDVRQNYQALLAELPQDRPLDLLDFGCGPGRDLAYFKSLGHRAVGLEGCANFCRMAREYSGCEVWQQDFLSLELPAGGFDGIFANASLFHVPSQELSRVLKDLWSALRPGGILFASNPRGSFEGWDGQRYGNFMEFEEFKPHLEAAGFEVLHHYYRPAGKRRSEQPWLAVVSRKHGGS; encoded by the coding sequence GTGAAGCGCTTAAATCCATCCGATCTCCGGCAAATCAGCCGCCAGACTCTCGACCACTATGAAAGGCGGGCCGAGGAATTTTGGGAGGGCACCAAGGGCCATGACGTCCGGCAAAACTATCAGGCTCTGCTGGCGGAGCTTCCCCAGGACCGGCCGCTCGACCTCCTCGACTTCGGCTGCGGTCCGGGCCGGGACCTGGCTTACTTCAAGAGCCTCGGTCACCGGGCGGTCGGCTTGGAGGGTTGCGCCAATTTTTGCCGGATGGCCCGGGAATATTCGGGTTGCGAGGTTTGGCAGCAAGACTTCTTGAGCTTGGAGCTTCCGGCCGGCGGTTTCGACGGCATCTTCGCCAATGCCTCGCTTTTTCACGTGCCTTCGCAGGAGCTGTCGCGGGTCTTGAAGGATTTGTGGTCGGCTCTGCGGCCGGGCGGTATCCTCTTCGCTTCCAACCCCCGAGGCAGCTTCGAGGGCTGGGACGGCCAGCGCTACGGCAACTTCATGGAGTTCGAGGAGTTCAAGCCCCACCTTGAAGCCGCCGGCTTCGAGGTGTTGCATCATTATTACCGCCCGGCCGGAAAGCGGCGCAGCGAGCAGCCCTGGCTGGCAGTGGTGAGCCGAAAACATGGCGGATCGTGA
- a CDS encoding DEAD/DEAH box helicase, which yields MNTEFQNLGISSRILSALHKMKIVAPTPIQHKCIPVGLEGKDIMGIAQTGTGKTLAFGIPVVQRLDHLPGRALILLPTRELALQAEETFLRIGQAFHLKTTVLIGGESIHRQAQDLRKQPRILIATPGRLIDHLEERRLRLDDVKILVLDEADRMLDMGFAPQLNRIMKTVPKERQTLLFSATMPNSIVKLATTYMAMPVRLEVAPAGTTSADIEQEIFIIRQESKLSLLEKLLQEYHGTVLVFSRTKHGAKKIAKVVNMMGHHAAEIHANRSQSQRREALAGFRSGKYRVLVATDIAARGIDVSNIELVVNFDLPDQSEDYVHRIGRTGRAGNKGRAISFATPEQKKEIHLIERLIKKSLTISQLPELPPPRRRQAPAPTPPAAPKPQGHRGHVKLGPMPSGAKKPGKKRRRSRRGRFKRRQGAGDGAGGGTGGKPT from the coding sequence TTGAACACCGAATTTCAAAACCTGGGCATCTCCTCGCGAATCTTGAGCGCCCTGCATAAGATGAAGATCGTCGCTCCCACGCCGATCCAGCATAAATGCATCCCGGTGGGCCTGGAGGGCAAGGACATCATGGGCATCGCCCAGACCGGGACCGGCAAGACCTTGGCCTTCGGAATCCCGGTGGTTCAGCGGCTGGACCACTTGCCGGGCCGGGCCCTGATCTTATTGCCGACCCGGGAGCTGGCCCTGCAGGCCGAGGAAACCTTCCTCCGCATCGGCCAAGCCTTTCACCTGAAAACCACGGTCTTGATCGGCGGCGAATCGATCCACCGCCAGGCCCAGGACCTGCGCAAACAGCCTCGGATCCTCATCGCCACTCCCGGCCGTCTGATCGATCACCTCGAAGAGCGGCGGCTCCGCCTCGACGACGTGAAAATCCTGGTCCTCGACGAAGCCGACCGGATGCTCGACATGGGTTTCGCGCCCCAGCTCAACCGGATCATGAAAACGGTCCCCAAGGAGCGCCAGACCCTGCTCTTCTCGGCCACCATGCCGAACTCCATCGTCAAGCTGGCGACCACCTATATGGCGATGCCGGTGCGCCTCGAAGTGGCCCCGGCCGGGACGACCTCGGCCGACATCGAGCAGGAGATCTTCATCATCCGCCAGGAGTCGAAACTGTCGCTGCTCGAGAAGCTGCTGCAAGAATATCACGGCACGGTGCTGGTCTTCTCGCGCACCAAGCACGGCGCGAAGAAGATCGCCAAGGTGGTCAACATGATGGGCCACCACGCCGCCGAAATCCACGCCAACCGCTCGCAAAGCCAACGGCGCGAAGCCCTGGCCGGCTTTCGCTCCGGCAAATACCGGGTCTTGGTCGCGACCGACATCGCGGCCCGGGGCATCGACGTGAGCAACATCGAATTGGTGGTGAATTTCGACTTGCCCGATCAATCCGAAGATTACGTCCATCGCATCGGCCGCACCGGCCGGGCCGGAAACAAGGGTCGGGCCATTTCCTTCGCCACGCCCGAGCAGAAAAAAGAGATCCACCTCATCGAGCGGCTGATCAAAAAAAGCCTGACCATTTCGCAATTGCCGGAGCTGCCGCCGCCCCGCCGCCGGCAAGCCCCGGCACCGACGCCACCGGCGGCTCCCAAGCCTCAAGGCCACCGCGGCCATGTCAAATTGGGGCCCATGCCCAGCGGAGCGAAAAAACCGGGGAAGAAACGGCGCCGCTCGCGCCGAGGTCGCTTCAAAAGGCGTCAAGGCGCCGGCGATGGCGCCGGCGGCGGGACCGGCGGCAAGCCGACGTAA